One Paraburkholderia agricolaris DNA segment encodes these proteins:
- a CDS encoding M14 family zinc carboxypeptidase, translating to MQPLSFLPDSFAEYEDLKTILDQGSASFEIRTVCETTVRGRQFAVHTASIGSTDPLAPAIGFFGGIHGLERIGSQLVLDYMRALLARLEWDELLVRQLQSIRLIFMPIVNPGGMWAATRANPNGVDLMRNAPQNADERVPLLAGGQRVGAWLPWYRGRPGDPMEPEAAALLQVVETEMAARPLSIALDCHSGYGWRDSIWFPYARTRKLMAHLPEMYMLKTMFERAHPHHGYAFEPQSHQYLLHGDLWDFAYDRTLAPNILLPMTLELGSWLWIKKNPRQLFSRQGMFNPVKAHRTARVLRRHANLLDFLARAAFSSQRWLPQGNRREQLLQSATEHWSKPAVL from the coding sequence ATGCAGCCTTTGAGCTTTCTTCCCGACAGTTTTGCGGAGTACGAAGATCTCAAGACGATCCTCGACCAGGGCAGCGCCAGCTTCGAGATTCGTACCGTTTGCGAAACCACGGTGCGAGGGCGGCAGTTCGCCGTGCACACCGCGAGTATCGGCTCGACCGATCCGCTCGCGCCGGCAATTGGTTTTTTTGGCGGCATTCACGGGCTTGAACGGATTGGCTCGCAACTCGTGCTCGACTACATGCGCGCGCTGCTCGCCCGGCTGGAATGGGACGAGCTGCTGGTGCGGCAATTGCAGTCGATTCGTCTGATCTTTATGCCGATCGTCAATCCGGGCGGCATGTGGGCCGCCACGCGCGCCAATCCCAATGGGGTCGATCTGATGCGCAATGCGCCGCAGAATGCCGACGAACGCGTGCCGCTGCTCGCGGGCGGCCAGCGGGTGGGCGCATGGCTGCCCTGGTATCGCGGCCGGCCGGGCGACCCCATGGAACCGGAGGCGGCGGCGCTCCTGCAGGTGGTCGAAACCGAAATGGCCGCGCGACCCCTGAGCATTGCGCTCGACTGCCACTCGGGTTACGGCTGGCGCGATAGCATCTGGTTTCCTTATGCGCGCACGCGCAAGCTGATGGCGCATCTGCCGGAAATGTACATGCTGAAGACCATGTTCGAACGCGCACATCCGCATCATGGCTACGCGTTCGAACCGCAGAGCCACCAGTATCTGCTGCACGGCGATCTGTGGGACTTCGCGTACGACCGTACACTGGCGCCAAACATCCTCCTGCCAATGACGCTCGAACTCGGTTCGTGGTTGTGGATCAAGAAGAATCCGCGCCAACTGTTTTCGCGCCAGGGCATGTTTAATCCGGTGAAGGCGCATCGCACCGCGCGCGTGCTGCGGCGTCATGCGAATCTCCTCGATTTCCTCGCGCGTGCGGCGTTCTCATCGCAACGCTGGCTGCCGCAAGGCAATCGTCGCGAGCAATTGCTGCAAAGCGCGACCGAGCATTGGTCCAAACCGGCAGTGTTATGA
- a CDS encoding alpha/beta fold hydrolase, which produces MSTWILLRGLTRETRHWGRLPGLLREAAGTDRLLLLDLPGNGEFTSLRAPAGVEDMVSFVRIAALQTGAPGPYRVLAMSLGGMVATDWAQRYPGEIERLVLINTSMRPFSRMHERLRPSAWPGLVGVAAHWLDAPRAESGIHRLTCNNVETLGADLEAWSEIRRSAPVRRGNALRQLWAAARFSAAATKPRCPLLILSSRADKLVNPVCSAKLAAAWGATHREHQWAGHDLPHDDPAWTSEQVEAWLKQEAGESKAVL; this is translated from the coding sequence ATGAGCACTTGGATTCTGTTGCGTGGATTGACGCGCGAAACACGCCACTGGGGCCGTTTGCCCGGCTTGCTGCGTGAAGCGGCCGGCACGGATCGCCTTTTGTTGCTCGACCTGCCGGGCAACGGTGAGTTCACCAGCTTGCGCGCCCCGGCTGGCGTGGAGGATATGGTGAGCTTTGTGCGGATTGCTGCGCTGCAAACCGGGGCGCCAGGCCCTTATCGCGTGTTGGCGATGTCGCTTGGCGGCATGGTGGCGACTGATTGGGCGCAGCGCTATCCCGGCGAGATCGAGCGGCTCGTGCTGATCAATACCAGCATGCGGCCGTTCAGCCGCATGCACGAACGCTTGCGTCCCTCCGCATGGCCGGGCCTGGTGGGCGTGGCGGCTCACTGGCTCGATGCGCCGCGCGCGGAAAGCGGCATCCATCGGCTCACGTGCAATAACGTTGAAACGTTGGGCGCGGATCTCGAAGCGTGGAGCGAAATTCGCCGGAGCGCGCCGGTGCGGCGGGGCAACGCGCTACGGCAGCTGTGGGCGGCTGCGCGCTTTAGCGCGGCGGCAACGAAACCGCGTTGTCCGTTGCTGATTCTTTCTTCACGCGCCGACAAGCTGGTCAACCCGGTGTGTTCGGCGAAGCTCGCGGCGGCGTGGGGCGCAACGCATCGCGAGCATCAGTGGGCCGGCCACGACCTGCCGCACGACGACCCGGCGTGGACCAGCGAACAGGTCGAGGCATGGCTGAAGCAGGAGGCCGGAGAATCGAAGGCCGTGCTTTAA
- a CDS encoding NAD-glutamate dehydrogenase, giving the protein MQAKNEEAVTHLLNDVFEFARGRLPEPTFKVVEPFLRHYYDFVDADDLQSRAIADLYGAALAHWQTAQRFVPGSERLRVYNPILEQHGWHSDHTVIEIVNDDMPFLVDSVSMAVNRLGLALHSVVHPVFRIWRDPDGSIVRVSQGAEDATDTRSQLASFIHFEVDRCGDAAKLDALRDEIARVLRDVRAAVEDWPKIVELARVTVKGMKAGEAGPEGVEARAFLEWMVADHFTFLGQRDYELVQHGGGFGLRAVPGSGLGILRDELRPAGAAEVTPLPPAAADIISGSSPIFLTKANSRATVHRPGYLDYVGIKLTGADGKTIGERRFIGLYTSTAYLVSASEIPIVRRKCANIVRRAGFLPKGHLAKSLVTVLETYPRDELFQADEDQLYDIALGVLRLQEHQRTRLFIRRDRFDRFVSCLVFVPRDKYNTDLRQRIANLLTDAFNGESVEFTPLLSESTLARIHFVVHAKPGGMPQVDTRELEARLVQVTRRWQDDLADALLDAFGEEQGNRLLQHYADSFPAGYRDDYPARTAVRDIELIERVQGSERLAMNLYRPIEAGPRAFRFKVYRAGLPIALSRSLPMLEHLGVRVDEERPYLIEAIDATPAWIHDFGLELADDAEFDIERVKDLFEDAFEQVWTGAIESDDFNRLVLRAQLSAREVTILRAYAKYLRQVGSTFSDAYIERAVTGNPAIARMLVELFIARFDPVLGDTREARVDGLLKRIDSALDQVPNLDEDRILRQFLGVIKATQRTNYYRFDAEGHAKPYLSFKFDPAHVPGLPEPKPMFEIWVYSPRVEGVHLRGGRVARGGLRWSDRREDFRTEVLGLMKAQMVKNVVIVPVGSKGGFVVKNPPPQTERDAWMREGIACYQTFLRGLLDLTDNLAGTTVVPPPDVVRHDPDDPYLVVAADKGTATFSDYANAISQEYGFWLDDAFASGGSVGYDHKKMAITARGAWESVKRHFREMGVDTQATDFTVVGVGDMSGDVFGNGMLLSPHIKLVAAFDHRHIFLDPNPDPAVSLAERGRLFGMDRSSWADYDPSLISAGGGVFPRTAKTIPLSAAVQSALGISAPALAPAELMRAILQAPVDLLYNGGIGTYVKATRETHLQVGDRANDAIRVNGADLQCKVVAEGGNLGLTQLGRIEFAQRGGRINTDAIDNSAGVDCSDHEVNIKILLGLVVSDGEMTGKQRNTLLAEMTDEVGLLVLQDNYYQTQALSIAGRYGVELLDAEARLMRYLERAGRLNRVIEFLPTDEEVTERLAAKQGLTTPERAVLLAYSKMWLYDALLESSMPEDPLVSDMLVEYFPKPLRQRFSDPMQRHPLRREILATHLTNALVNRVGCEFVHRLMEETDAKPGDIVRACIMARDVFDLDDVWRSIDALDNRVADDVQARMFVEVARLVERSALWFLRQLQSGAVSDGDVAGLLARCRDAAQRLAPQWPALLPAADLEALSERQRVLVDAGVDSDLAVRIASGEISAALLDIAEVSSTCGRGLELVAGVYFALGTLLNYSWISERAAALPAPTHWDMLARATALAELARLKRALTTSALADADEASTPESLVQTWREKRAAQLERYARLLADLRATGGASLSMLLVIVREMAALERA; this is encoded by the coding sequence ATGCAAGCAAAGAATGAAGAAGCCGTCACGCACCTGCTGAACGATGTCTTCGAATTTGCGCGTGGGCGCTTGCCCGAGCCGACCTTCAAAGTCGTCGAACCTTTCTTGCGGCACTACTACGATTTCGTCGACGCCGACGATCTGCAGAGCCGCGCGATCGCCGATCTTTACGGCGCGGCGCTCGCACACTGGCAAACCGCGCAGCGCTTCGTGCCAGGCAGCGAACGGCTGCGTGTCTACAACCCGATACTCGAACAGCACGGCTGGCATTCCGATCACACGGTGATCGAGATCGTCAACGACGACATGCCGTTTCTGGTCGATTCGGTATCGATGGCGGTCAATCGCCTCGGGCTTGCGCTCCATTCAGTCGTGCATCCGGTGTTTCGCATCTGGCGTGATCCGGACGGCAGCATCGTGCGAGTCAGCCAGGGTGCCGAAGATGCCACCGACACGCGCTCGCAGCTCGCCTCGTTCATTCACTTCGAAGTCGACCGTTGCGGCGACGCAGCGAAGCTCGACGCATTGCGTGACGAAATCGCCCGGGTGCTGCGCGACGTGCGTGCCGCAGTGGAAGACTGGCCGAAGATCGTCGAACTCGCGCGTGTCACCGTCAAAGGCATGAAGGCCGGCGAAGCAGGGCCCGAAGGTGTGGAAGCCCGCGCGTTCCTCGAATGGATGGTGGCCGACCATTTCACGTTTCTCGGCCAGCGCGACTATGAGCTGGTGCAGCATGGCGGCGGCTTTGGCCTGCGCGCGGTGCCCGGCTCCGGCCTCGGCATTCTGCGCGATGAGTTGCGCCCGGCGGGGGCCGCCGAAGTCACGCCGTTGCCGCCGGCGGCCGCCGATATCATCTCCGGTTCGTCGCCCATTTTCCTCACCAAGGCCAATTCGCGCGCGACGGTGCATCGGCCCGGCTATCTGGATTACGTGGGCATCAAGCTGACGGGGGCGGACGGCAAGACGATCGGCGAGCGGCGCTTCATCGGCCTGTACACCTCTACCGCCTACCTGGTGTCGGCCTCGGAAATTCCAATCGTGCGGCGCAAATGCGCGAACATCGTGCGGCGGGCCGGCTTCCTGCCGAAGGGCCACCTGGCCAAATCGCTGGTGACGGTGCTCGAAACCTATCCGCGCGACGAACTCTTCCAGGCCGACGAAGACCAGCTTTACGACATCGCGCTGGGTGTACTGCGTTTGCAGGAGCATCAGCGCACGCGCCTGTTCATACGGCGTGATCGTTTTGACCGCTTCGTATCGTGTCTGGTGTTCGTGCCGCGCGACAAGTACAACACCGATCTGCGGCAGCGTATCGCGAACCTGCTGACCGATGCGTTCAACGGCGAAAGCGTCGAATTCACGCCGCTGTTATCGGAGTCGACCCTCGCGCGGATTCATTTCGTGGTGCATGCGAAGCCGGGCGGCATGCCCCAGGTCGATACGCGCGAACTCGAAGCGCGGCTCGTGCAGGTCACGCGCCGCTGGCAGGACGATCTCGCCGACGCATTGCTCGATGCATTCGGCGAAGAGCAGGGTAACCGCCTCTTGCAACACTATGCGGATTCATTCCCCGCTGGTTATCGCGACGATTATCCGGCCCGCACGGCGGTGCGCGATATCGAGTTGATCGAGCGCGTGCAGGGCAGCGAACGGCTCGCCATGAACCTGTACCGTCCGATCGAAGCCGGGCCGCGCGCGTTTCGTTTCAAGGTCTATCGCGCGGGCTTGCCGATTGCGTTGTCGCGCAGCTTGCCGATGCTCGAACATCTCGGCGTACGTGTCGATGAAGAGCGCCCCTATCTGATCGAAGCAATCGACGCCACGCCTGCGTGGATTCACGACTTCGGCCTCGAACTCGCGGACGATGCTGAGTTCGACATCGAACGCGTGAAGGACCTGTTCGAAGATGCATTCGAGCAGGTGTGGACCGGCGCAATCGAAAGCGACGATTTCAACCGTCTCGTGTTGCGCGCGCAATTGAGTGCGCGCGAGGTGACGATTCTGCGTGCTTATGCCAAGTACTTGAGGCAGGTGGGCTCGACATTCAGCGACGCGTACATCGAACGCGCGGTCACCGGCAATCCGGCGATTGCCCGCATGCTCGTGGAGTTGTTCATTGCGCGCTTCGATCCGGTACTCGGCGATACGCGGGAAGCTCGCGTCGACGGTTTGTTGAAGCGGATCGACAGTGCGCTCGATCAGGTGCCGAATCTCGACGAGGACCGGATACTGCGGCAATTCCTCGGCGTCATCAAGGCTACGCAGCGCACGAACTACTACCGCTTCGATGCTGAAGGCCATGCTAAACCGTATCTGTCGTTCAAATTCGATCCTGCGCATGTCCCCGGTTTGCCCGAACCGAAACCGATGTTCGAAATCTGGGTGTACTCACCGCGAGTAGAAGGCGTGCATTTGCGCGGCGGCCGTGTCGCGCGCGGCGGTCTGCGCTGGTCGGATCGGCGCGAGGACTTCCGCACGGAAGTGCTCGGCTTGATGAAAGCGCAGATGGTGAAGAACGTGGTGATCGTGCCGGTCGGCTCCAAAGGCGGTTTCGTCGTGAAGAATCCGCCGCCGCAGACCGAACGCGACGCGTGGATGCGTGAAGGCATCGCCTGCTATCAGACTTTCCTGCGCGGCTTGCTCGATCTAACCGACAACCTCGCGGGTACGACGGTCGTGCCGCCGCCCGATGTGGTGCGGCATGATCCTGACGATCCGTATCTGGTGGTTGCCGCCGACAAGGGCACCGCCACCTTCTCCGACTACGCGAACGCGATCTCGCAGGAGTACGGTTTCTGGCTCGACGACGCTTTTGCGTCCGGCGGTTCCGTCGGCTACGACCACAAGAAAATGGCGATCACGGCGCGCGGCGCCTGGGAGTCGGTCAAGCGGCACTTCCGGGAAATGGGCGTCGATACGCAGGCGACTGATTTCACGGTGGTCGGCGTCGGCGACATGTCGGGCGATGTGTTCGGCAATGGCATGCTGCTGTCGCCGCATATCAAGCTGGTGGCCGCGTTCGATCATCGGCATATCTTTCTCGATCCCAACCCCGACCCGGCCGTAAGCCTTGCCGAACGTGGGCGTTTGTTCGGCATGGACCGCTCCAGCTGGGCCGACTACGACCCATCGCTGATCTCGGCTGGCGGCGGCGTGTTTCCACGCACCGCCAAGACGATTCCGTTGTCCGCGGCGGTGCAGTCGGCGCTTGGCATCAGTGCGCCGGCGCTCGCGCCCGCTGAATTGATGCGGGCGATTCTGCAGGCGCCCGTCGATCTGCTCTACAACGGCGGTATCGGCACCTACGTGAAGGCGACCCGTGAAACGCATCTGCAGGTCGGCGACCGTGCTAACGATGCGATCCGCGTCAACGGCGCCGATCTGCAATGCAAGGTCGTGGCGGAAGGCGGCAATCTCGGTCTCACGCAACTGGGGCGTATTGAGTTTGCGCAGCGCGGCGGCCGTATCAACACCGACGCGATCGACAACTCCGCCGGGGTCGACTGTTCGGACCACGAGGTCAACATCAAGATTTTGCTGGGTCTCGTCGTCTCCGATGGCGAAATGACCGGGAAGCAGCGCAATACACTGCTCGCGGAAATGACCGACGAAGTCGGGCTGCTTGTCTTGCAGGACAACTATTACCAGACCCAGGCGCTCTCGATCGCGGGGCGCTATGGCGTCGAGTTGCTCGATGCCGAAGCGCGCCTGATGCGTTACCTCGAACGCGCGGGCCGCCTGAATCGCGTGATCGAGTTCTTGCCGACCGATGAAGAGGTCACCGAACGCCTGGCCGCGAAACAAGGACTAACCACGCCCGAGCGCGCGGTGTTGCTCGCCTATAGCAAGATGTGGCTGTACGACGCGTTGCTCGAATCGTCGATGCCGGAAGACCCGCTCGTCAGCGACATGTTGGTCGAGTACTTTCCAAAGCCGTTGCGGCAACGCTTTAGCGATCCGATGCAACGTCACCCGTTGCGGCGCGAAATCCTCGCCACCCACCTGACCAATGCGCTGGTGAATCGCGTGGGCTGCGAGTTCGTGCATCGCCTGATGGAAGAGACCGATGCGAAGCCCGGCGACATCGTGCGGGCCTGCATCATGGCGCGCGATGTGTTCGATCTCGACGACGTGTGGCGCAGCATCGACGCGCTGGACAATCGTGTCGCCGACGACGTGCAGGCACGCATGTTCGTCGAAGTGGCGCGGCTCGTCGAACGCTCGGCGTTGTGGTTCTTGCGGCAACTGCAATCGGGGGCGGTCAGCGACGGCGATGTCGCCGGCTTGCTCGCACGCTGCCGCGACGCGGCGCAACGCCTCGCGCCGCAATGGCCCGCGCTGCTGCCGGCCGCCGATCTCGAAGCGCTGTCCGAGCGGCAGCGCGTGCTGGTGGATGCCGGCGTCGATAGCGATCTGGCGGTGCGAATTGCCAGCGGTGAAATCTCGGCGGCTTTGCTCGACATCGCCGAGGTGTCGTCGACCTGCGGGCGCGGTCTCGAACTCGTGGCGGGCGTCTACTTCGCGCTCGGCACGTTGCTGAACTACAGCTGGATCAGCGAGCGGGCGGCCGCACTGCCGGCACCCACGCACTGGGACATGCTGGCGCGAGCCACGGCGCTGGCGGAACTCGCACGCCTGAAACGCGCGCTGACCACGAGCGCGCTGGCCGATGCCGACGAGGCGTCGACGCCCGAGAGCCTGGTTCAGACATGGCGTGAGAAGCGCGCTGCGCAACTCGAACGTTACGCGCGCCTGCTTGCCGATTTGCGGGCCACGGGCGGCGCGAGCTTGTCGATGCTGCTGGTGATCGTGCGGGAGATGGCGGCGCTCGAAAGGGCATAG
- a CDS encoding cation diffusion facilitator family transporter, whose translation MKEESPKAIFYALAANLGIAICKFAAAAFTGSGSMFAEAIHSTADCGNQLLLLFGLRQARRPASPLHPLGGGREINFYSLLVALLLFFVGGAFSVYEGVHRLFAREPLQYAYVALVVLGVSVVLETLSLWGAIKEIRRTHPDKNLWRWFRETRESELLVVAGEDIAALAGLAIAFVAVLLTMVTGNPVYDALGSIGVGVLLMVIAWLVAREVKSMIVGESAGPEVRRAIEAHLGARSEIRSIINMITLQWGRHVVVAVQAEMIDYASGRAMVDAINVIEADLQAAFPQVRWVFFEPDVPRV comes from the coding sequence ATGAAAGAAGAATCGCCGAAAGCCATCTTTTATGCGCTTGCCGCCAACCTCGGCATCGCCATCTGCAAGTTCGCTGCTGCCGCCTTCACCGGCTCCGGTTCGATGTTCGCCGAAGCCATCCACTCCACTGCCGACTGCGGTAACCAGTTGCTGCTGCTATTCGGCCTGCGCCAGGCGCGCCGGCCCGCGAGCCCGTTGCATCCCCTGGGCGGCGGCCGCGAGATCAATTTCTATTCGTTGCTGGTGGCGTTGCTGCTGTTCTTTGTGGGCGGCGCGTTTTCGGTGTACGAGGGCGTGCATCGCCTGTTTGCGCGGGAACCTTTGCAGTACGCGTATGTAGCGCTTGTCGTACTGGGTGTTTCGGTCGTGCTCGAGACGCTTTCGCTGTGGGGCGCGATCAAGGAGATCCGTAGGACGCATCCCGACAAAAACCTGTGGCGCTGGTTTCGCGAAACGCGCGAGTCCGAACTGCTGGTGGTGGCCGGCGAGGACATTGCCGCGTTAGCGGGGCTTGCAATCGCCTTCGTCGCGGTGCTGCTGACGATGGTGACCGGCAATCCTGTCTATGACGCTTTGGGTTCCATCGGCGTGGGCGTATTGCTGATGGTGATTGCGTGGCTGGTGGCGCGCGAAGTGAAGTCCATGATCGTCGGCGAATCGGCGGGGCCGGAAGTGCGCCGCGCGATCGAGGCGCATCTGGGCGCCCGGTCGGAGATTCGCAGCATCATCAACATGATTACGCTGCAATGGGGCCGCCACGTGGTGGTGGCCGTGCAGGCCGAAATGATCGACTATGCCAGCGGCCGCGCGATGGTCGATGCGATCAACGTGATCGAAGCGGACCTGCAGGCGGCGTTTCCGCAAGTGCGCTGGGTGTTTTTTGAACCGGACGTGCCGCGGGTTTGA
- a CDS encoding aldo/keto reductase — MDYVKLGRTGLDVSRLCLGCMSYGVPARGTHPWSLDDEAARPFIKQALDHGINFFDTANVYSDGTSEEIVGRALKDFAKRDEIVLATKVNSRMHPGPNGAGLSRKAIMTEIDNSLRRLGTDYVDLYQIHRWDYGTPIEETMEALHDVVKAGKARYIGASSMYAWQFAKALHVAERNGWTRFVTMQNYVNLLYREEEREMLPLCESEGVGVIPWSPLARGRLTRDWNTESARSETDAFGRTLYAQTEDADRRIVERVSEIARERGVPRAQVALAWVLQKKPITAPIVGATKLHHLDDAVAALSLNLSADEIRRLEELYVPHAVTGFQ; from the coding sequence ATGGATTATGTGAAACTCGGCCGCACCGGCCTCGATGTATCGCGTCTTTGTCTCGGTTGCATGAGCTACGGCGTGCCCGCTCGCGGCACTCACCCCTGGTCGCTCGACGATGAAGCGGCACGTCCTTTCATCAAGCAGGCACTCGACCACGGCATCAATTTCTTCGACACGGCCAACGTTTACTCGGACGGCACCAGCGAAGAAATCGTCGGCCGTGCGCTCAAGGACTTTGCAAAGCGCGACGAAATCGTGCTGGCAACCAAGGTGAATAGCCGCATGCATCCGGGCCCGAACGGTGCAGGCCTGTCGCGCAAGGCAATCATGACCGAAATCGACAATAGCTTGCGGCGCCTCGGTACGGATTACGTCGATCTGTATCAGATCCACCGCTGGGACTACGGCACACCGATCGAAGAAACCATGGAAGCACTGCACGACGTCGTGAAAGCCGGCAAGGCGCGCTATATTGGTGCATCGTCGATGTACGCGTGGCAGTTCGCCAAGGCGCTGCATGTAGCCGAACGCAATGGCTGGACGCGTTTCGTGACCATGCAGAACTACGTGAATCTGTTGTACCGCGAGGAAGAGCGCGAGATGCTGCCGCTGTGCGAAAGCGAAGGCGTGGGCGTGATTCCGTGGAGCCCGCTGGCACGCGGACGCCTGACGCGCGACTGGAACACCGAAAGCGCACGCTCGGAGACCGACGCGTTCGGCCGCACCTTATACGCGCAAACCGAAGACGCGGATCGCCGGATCGTCGAGCGCGTCAGCGAGATTGCCAGGGAACGCGGTGTGCCGCGAGCGCAGGTGGCCCTCGCGTGGGTCTTGCAGAAGAAGCCGATCACCGCGCCAATCGTCGGCGCGACCAAGCTGCATCACCTGGACGATGCGGTCGCCGCGCTCTCGCTGAATCTGAGCGCGGACGAAATCCGCCGACTGGAAGAACTGTATGTGCCGCACGCGGTGACCGGGTTTCAATAA
- a CDS encoding purine-nucleoside phosphorylase has product MLTRTLGAFCAMTLAACAAFTSGPANADDNAGYSQGDGGSRGLPVKVMIISMFAPEGQVWLDRLGPWREITVDGLSPDYPTVHCNKQDVCVMTTGMGHSNAAASIMALTFSPRFDLRHTYFMVAGIAGIDPQQGTVGSAAWAKYLVDFGIQWELDAREIPPGWNTGYLGINTTGPTAKPPLDYRTEVFQLNTQLADTAFALSRSVVLSDSAQAQAARAKYSYAPANRPPTVIQCDTLAGDTWWSGTLLGQRARDWTRILTDGNGVYCTTQQEDNATYEALKRAASVHKVDLNRVAVLRAGSDFDRPYDGQTSADNLLNYAAQGGFTIAIENLYRAGSPLVQDIVSHWGEWREGVPKR; this is encoded by the coding sequence ATGCTGACTCGCACACTTGGCGCGTTCTGCGCAATGACACTCGCGGCTTGCGCCGCTTTCACGTCCGGCCCGGCTAACGCCGACGACAACGCGGGCTATTCGCAAGGTGACGGCGGCTCACGCGGGCTGCCGGTCAAGGTGATGATCATTTCGATGTTTGCACCCGAGGGGCAGGTATGGCTGGACCGGCTTGGGCCATGGCGCGAGATTACGGTCGACGGCCTGTCACCTGATTACCCGACGGTTCATTGCAATAAGCAGGACGTGTGTGTCATGACCACTGGCATGGGGCATAGCAATGCTGCCGCGTCGATCATGGCGTTGACCTTCTCGCCGCGTTTCGACTTGCGGCATACGTACTTTATGGTCGCGGGGATTGCCGGGATCGATCCGCAGCAGGGCACGGTTGGGTCTGCCGCGTGGGCGAAGTATCTTGTGGATTTCGGAATCCAGTGGGAGCTCGATGCGCGGGAGATTCCGCCGGGCTGGAATACCGGGTACCTGGGGATCAATACCACGGGTCCCACGGCCAAGCCGCCGCTCGATTATCGGACGGAGGTGTTCCAGTTGAATACCCAGCTGGCCGATACGGCGTTTGCTTTGTCGCGCAGTGTGGTGCTGTCCGATAGTGCTCAGGCGCAGGCAGCGCGAGCCAAGTATTCTTATGCGCCGGCGAATCGGCCGCCTACCGTTATTCAATGCGACACGCTGGCTGGAGACACCTGGTGGTCGGGGACGCTGCTTGGGCAGCGGGCGCGGGACTGGACCAGAATTCTGACCGACGGCAACGGGGTTTATTGCACGACGCAGCAGGAGGATAACGCGACGTATGAGGCGCTTAAGCGCGCGGCCTCGGTGCATAAGGTCGACTTGAATCGCGTTGCGGTGCTGCGGGCCGGGTCAGATTTTGATCGGCCATATGATGGGCAGACTAGTGCGGATAATCTGCTTAACTATGCTGCGCAAGGGGGCTTTACGATTGCTATTGAGAATTTGTATAGGGCTGGGAGTCCGCTTGTGCAGGATATCGTTAGTCATTGGGGGGAGTGGAGGGAAGGGGTGCCTAAGAGGTAA
- a CDS encoding DUF4148 domain-containing protein: MKRNLLAGLALSLLASAPVFAQGNAGGGGIGRAGTYETQPVPTTGGKTRAEVQAELVAAYRDGSLPALNRTSYPNKGLIGQTQAARIALQEGRNGNVTRVADGQ; the protein is encoded by the coding sequence ATGAAACGCAATCTCTTAGCAGGTCTGGCTCTTTCGCTGCTGGCCAGCGCGCCGGTGTTTGCACAAGGCAACGCTGGTGGTGGGGGTATTGGTCGTGCGGGCACCTATGAAACGCAACCTGTTCCGACTACGGGTGGGAAGACTCGCGCTGAGGTTCAGGCTGAACTGGTTGCGGCGTATCGGGATGGGTCGCTGCCCGCATTGAATCGCACGTCGTATCCGAATAAAGGTTTGATTGGGCAGACGCAGGCTGCGCGCATTGCCTTGCAGGAAGGCAGAAATGGCAATGTGACGCGTGTTGCTGATGGGCAGTGA